In Pyrodictium occultum, the genomic window AGAACCTGGCGGTGCCGGGCTGGTTCGCGGCCCCGCTGGGGGTGCTCAACATAGCGCTGGCCTTCCTGCTAGGCGCCGCCTGGACTGGGATAGGGATAGGGGAGATAGCGGTTAAGCTCACGGCGCTCCCGAGGGAGAAGTGGCGCGAGTGCTGTATCCACGGGGTCTCCAAGGAGCTCGCCGGCATGGCGGTGGCTGTAGGCTTCCTGGCGGCCTGGACGCTAGTACAGCAGTACGAGGGCTGGGGGCTATCCAGGCAGGCGGCCTCCATGCTCGCCGGGGGCAGCGTGGCATGGCTCTTCTGGCTCAGCGTGGCCTTCGCCGTCGCTGCTCCGATAGCGCTGGGGCTCTACGCTGGCGCTAGAAGGAGCAGAGCCGCCATGTTCACGGGCTCGGTGCTAGCAATAGTCGGCGGCTTCCTCATGCTCCACTCGCTGGTGGCGGCAGGCCAGGTGGCCCGGCTTGAGGCCCTGCCAGGCTACCATGGGCTAGCCGCAGCCGCTCTGGGCGGCGGCTTCGAGTCCGAGGCGCTCCACGAGCTGCTGTCAAACAGCGTGGAGGCGGCGGCCTTCGTCGGCGGCTTCGGCCTCTGGCTCCTCTTCTACGTGGCGGGGCTGCGGCTGTTAGCGGTGGAGCCCGGCGAGAAGCCGCGCCGGATACTCGTGTTCAGGTAGCGCAGCTATAGAGCCCCCGCCCCCGGCTTTTCCCCCGGCCTCCCCGGGGCCCGCAGTGCCTAGAAAGAGGGCTCCCTTCTCCCAGCCACTCCCAGGGCCCTTCCGGGGGATGAGCGGGGCCTTAACAGCCGACCCTCCCGGGGGCATGGGGAGGGACGCCCTTAGCCGCGACCCCTCCTTCCTTGGCGTACGCGACTTCTTTCAACCCCTGGGCGTGCCGGCTTCCAGCCCGGCGCGGGGGTGTTCTCCGCCGTGTCCGCGGTTGAGAGGCTTATGAGGCCCGTTATCCAGGGCCTCCGGGGGGAGGCAGGCTTCGCCTATATAGCCAAGGCGCGTGAGCTCGCCAGCCGCGGCGTCAAGGTTATAAGCTTCGGGGTTGGGCAGCCCGACATCCCCACATTCGACCATATAATCGAGGAGGCTAAGAGGGCTCTGGATGAGAGGTTCACCGGGTACACGGAGACCGTGGGCATACCCGAGCTCCGGGAGGCCATAGCGGACTATCTCAACTCGAGGTACCAGGCCGAGGTTGGCCCGGACGAGGTGCTCGTCACCACGGGCGCTAAGACCGCGATATTCCTCGCCATAGCCGCGTACCTCGGCCCCGGGGACGAGGTGGTGGTGCCGGAGCCTAGCTACCCCGCCTACCCCGAGGCCGCCCGCGCCATGGGCGCGAGGCCGGTCTTTGTGCCGCTCCGCTGGAAGGGCCAGGAGAGGGGCTTCGAGCTGGACGTGGAGGCCATAGAGGAGGCTGTGACGAGCCGCACCAAGATGATAGTGCTCACGAACCCGCATAACCCGACGGGCGAGGTCTTCCCCCCAGAGCAGGTTGAGGCGGTGCTCGAGATAGCTAGGAGGCATAACCTGGTAGTCCTGGCTGACGAGATATACGACAACTTCGTCTACGAGGGAGGCTTCAGGAGCATACTAACCTACAGCGGCTGGAAGGACAACGTGCTATACGTGAACGGGCACTCCAAGACCTTCTCCATGACGGGGTGGCGGCTCGGCTACCTGGCAGCGGCCAGGCCGGTGATAGAGAGGCTGAAGAGGCTGGCGGTGAACGTGTACAGCTGCGCTCCGAGCATAAGCCAGCGCGCCGGCGTCGCAGCGCTCCGCGGCCCCTGGGAGCCGGTCAGGAGGATGGTCGAGGAGTTCCGCCGCCGCCGCGACGCGGTGGTTGAGGAGCTGCGCCGCGTCCCCGGCTTCGAGGTCCCGGTGCCCCGTGGAGCGTTCTACATCTTCCCCAGGGTTGCCAAGGTGCTCGAGGAGATAGGCATGAGCACCGAGGAGTTCGTCGACCACCTCCTCTACAGCCGCGGGGTTGTGACGCTGCCGGGCACAGTGTTCCCCGAGAAGGCGGGCGAGGGCTTCATAAGGCTGAGCTACGCGGTCAGCGTGGAGAAGATCCGGGAGGGCGTGGGCAGGATAAGGGAGGAGGTCGAGAAGCTCCTGGCCGAGAGGGGCCGCCGCTAGCCCCCCTTCTCCCGGGAAGGGTGGCCCCAGGCGTGGACCGGGGCCTCCTCGAGAGGCTCCTCCGCCTAAACCCCGCCGCGCTCGAGGAGGAGTACAAGGCCAGGGAGATCTTCCAGGGGGAGCGGGTGGAGCCCCCCTTCGCCCTGCGGCTCGACGGGGTTGGCTGGGGGAGGAGGCTCCAGGGCTTCGGGTGGCCTAGGGACGAGAGGGTTCACCGGGCCCTGGCCAGGGCGGTGGCGGAGGCGCTCCGGCTCCTCGGCGGCTGCTGCGCCCTGGTGGTGAGCGATGAGGCGAGCCTAGTGTTCACCGGGGAGCCGCCCTACTCTGGCAGGGTGGAGAAGCTCGTGAGCATCTCCTCCGGAGTGGTCTCTGCAGGGGTTTCGCTCAGCCTGGGGAGGCCCCTCTTCCTCGACGCTAGGGTGGTGAAGCTCTATTCCGGCCGCGACGCGGCCCGCTACCTGCTCCACCGGGCCCGGGTGGGGCTCAACAACTACGTCTCCAGCATCTACCACGCGGCGTCGCCCAGAGGGGCCGGCCGCACGCCGGGGCTGCGGGAGATGATAGGCGAGCTACGCCGCAGGGGCCGCGACCCCCTGGAGGAGCCCGCCTGGAGGCTCGTCGGCAGCTGCC contains:
- the nrfD gene encoding NrfD/PsrC family molybdoenzyme membrane anchor subunit produces the protein MVEERAEPAIARGRLGAAGYTLLGVGAALTLLMLYGIYAYQTLSKASPLHALVPWGIMVTGYAFFAISSGGVFDALAIRLAVYCEREALPLARKTLWLSLALLIPGIVLVFADLTHVMHASWIYLGFNPSSRIAWNGILYIIYAVFLVAALVYAIARGEGALTGLGGRALLVGGLLASLILEYNLAMAFGQNLAVPGWFAAPLGVLNIALAFLLGAAWTGIGIGEIAVKLTALPREKWRECCIHGVSKELAGMAVAVGFLAAWTLVQQYEGWGLSRQAASMLAGGSVAWLFWLSVAFAVAAPIALGLYAGARRSRAAMFTGSVLAIVGGFLMLHSLVAAGQVARLEALPGYHGLAAAALGGGFESEALHELLSNSVEAAAFVGGFGLWLLFYVAGLRLLAVEPGEKPRRILVFR
- a CDS encoding tRNA(His) guanylyltransferase Thg1 family protein; amino-acid sequence: MAPGVDRGLLERLLRLNPAALEEEYKAREIFQGERVEPPFALRLDGVGWGRRLQGFGWPRDERVHRALARAVAEALRLLGGCCALVVSDEASLVFTGEPPYSGRVEKLVSISSGVVSAGVSLSLGRPLFLDARVVKLYSGRDAARYLLHRARVGLNNYVSSIYHAASPRGAGRTPGLREMIGELRRRGRDPLEEPAWRLVGSCLVYAPSRRLVEPPGVVAERRRLLILDGGLEACLEALGAGEEL
- a CDS encoding pyridoxal phosphate-dependent aminotransferase; translation: MSAVERLMRPVIQGLRGEAGFAYIAKARELASRGVKVISFGVGQPDIPTFDHIIEEAKRALDERFTGYTETVGIPELREAIADYLNSRYQAEVGPDEVLVTTGAKTAIFLAIAAYLGPGDEVVVPEPSYPAYPEAARAMGARPVFVPLRWKGQERGFELDVEAIEEAVTSRTKMIVLTNPHNPTGEVFPPEQVEAVLEIARRHNLVVLADEIYDNFVYEGGFRSILTYSGWKDNVLYVNGHSKTFSMTGWRLGYLAAARPVIERLKRLAVNVYSCAPSISQRAGVAALRGPWEPVRRMVEEFRRRRDAVVEELRRVPGFEVPVPRGAFYIFPRVAKVLEEIGMSTEEFVDHLLYSRGVVTLPGTVFPEKAGEGFIRLSYAVSVEKIREGVGRIREEVEKLLAERGRR